A genome region from Cyanobacteria bacterium QS_8_64_29 includes the following:
- the trxB gene encoding thioredoxin-disulfide reductase, with the protein MAGANAENVAIIGSGPAGYTAALYAGRANLKPVMFEGYMLPGGQLMTTDEVENYPGFPQGTTGPELMENMRAQAARWGAEYYTEDVTYVDLSQRPFLVRSHEREFRAHSIIIATGATAKRLHLPSEEQFWSKSISACATCDGASPVFQNAEIAVVGGGDSAAEESVFLTKYAAHVHLLVRREAMRASKTLQDRVFNNPNITVHWSTQPVDVFGSGSQLEGVRIRSTVTGEERDMHVGGLFYAIGHRPNTALFEGQIELDETGHIVTKPDSVETSVEGVYAAGDVQDREFRQAVTAAGTGCQAAMLAERWLSANQLATEYHQGAAQSAQAPPESQPSEVGQEPANDTAETFDIAQTRHRGGYALRRLFHESDRVIMVKYVSPSCGLCRRLSPILDKVVDEFEGRIHFVEVDIAEDPDIAEAAQVAGTPTVQFFRDRELLEPVLRGVKQKSEYREVIERYLPAGVSS; encoded by the coding sequence ATGGCAGGTGCGAACGCGGAGAATGTCGCCATTATTGGCTCCGGGCCAGCTGGCTACACGGCCGCCCTGTACGCGGGCCGGGCCAACCTCAAGCCCGTTATGTTCGAGGGCTACATGCTGCCGGGCGGGCAGCTGATGACAACCGATGAGGTGGAGAATTACCCGGGCTTCCCACAAGGAACCACCGGCCCCGAACTGATGGAAAACATGCGGGCGCAAGCGGCCCGCTGGGGCGCCGAATACTATACCGAAGACGTTACCTACGTCGATCTCAGCCAGCGCCCATTCCTCGTGCGCTCGCACGAACGCGAGTTCCGAGCCCACAGCATCATTATTGCCACCGGCGCTACGGCCAAGCGCTTGCACCTGCCATCTGAGGAGCAATTCTGGAGCAAAAGCATCTCGGCGTGCGCGACCTGCGATGGTGCCTCGCCGGTCTTTCAAAATGCCGAAATTGCAGTGGTTGGCGGTGGTGACTCGGCTGCCGAAGAGTCAGTCTTTTTGACCAAGTACGCCGCCCACGTCCACCTGCTGGTGCGGCGGGAAGCCATGCGCGCCAGCAAGACGCTGCAGGATCGCGTTTTCAACAATCCCAACATTACGGTCCACTGGAGCACGCAACCGGTCGATGTCTTCGGGAGCGGCAGCCAGCTCGAGGGCGTCCGGATCCGCAGCACGGTGACCGGTGAAGAGCGCGACATGCACGTGGGCGGGTTGTTCTACGCCATCGGCCATCGCCCCAATACCGCGCTGTTCGAGGGCCAGATCGAGCTGGACGAAACCGGGCACATCGTTACCAAGCCCGACTCGGTCGAGACCAGCGTTGAGGGGGTCTACGCCGCCGGTGACGTGCAGGATCGCGAGTTCCGCCAGGCCGTAACGGCGGCCGGGACGGGCTGCCAGGCTGCCATGCTAGCCGAGCGCTGGCTCTCGGCCAACCAGTTGGCGACCGAGTACCATCAGGGCGCTGCCCAATCAGCCCAGGCACCCCCCGAATCGCAGCCGTCCGAGGTGGGCCAAGAACCGGCTAACGACACCGCCGAGACCTTCGACATTGCCCAGACGCGCCATCGCGGCGGCTACGCCCTGCGCCGGCTGTTCCACGAGAGCGATCGCGTCATTATGGTCAAATACGTCTCGCCCAGCTGCGGCCTCTGCCGGCGCCTCTCGCCCATCCTGGACAAGGTCGTGGACGAGTTTGAGGGTCGGATCCACTTTGTCGAGGTCGATATTGCCGAGGATCCCGATATCGCCGAGGCAGCCCAAGTGGCCGGAACGCCCACCGTGCAGTTTTTTCGCGATCGGGAACTGCTCGAGCCGGTACTGCGCGGCGTCAAGCAAAAAAGCGAGTACCGCGAGGTGATCGAGCGCTACCTGCCAGCCGGGGTTAGCAGCTGA
- a CDS encoding exonuclease sbcCD subunit D, with amino-acid sequence MPKILHLADVHLGSGLSHGRINPETGLNTRIEDFTAALRSCVDRALAEPVDLVLFGGDAFPDATPPPHVQQAFAGEFRRLVDAGIPAVLLVGNHDQYAQGGGSASLSLYRTLGIPGVTVGDAIATHRLSTRSGDVQVITLPWLTRSALLARPETEGLSLPEVNELLVQRLRPVLEAEIRRLHPQVPAVLLGHVMADRASLGAERFLAVGKGFTLPVELFARPELDYVALGHVHCHQNLNPSNDPPIIYPGSIERVDFSEERERKGYVLLELEKGRAAWEFCPLSARPFRTIEVDVSECEDPQAALLAAIGKQSIANAVVRLSYKLRPEQLEAVDNAALHEALASAHSHTIRPQPVSQLARPRVPELGVGTSLDPLEALKTYVANRDDLQDISQELLAAAQTLLEGEADGSAAGTDTAESPSPGQLPLL; translated from the coding sequence ATGCCCAAAATCCTCCACCTGGCCGACGTGCATCTGGGAAGCGGCCTGAGCCACGGTCGCATCAACCCCGAGACCGGCCTCAATACCCGAATTGAGGATTTTACGGCTGCCCTGCGCAGCTGCGTCGATCGCGCGCTCGCCGAGCCCGTGGATCTGGTGTTGTTCGGCGGCGATGCCTTTCCCGACGCCACGCCACCCCCCCACGTACAGCAGGCCTTTGCCGGCGAGTTCCGGCGGCTGGTAGATGCCGGCATTCCGGCGGTGCTGTTGGTGGGCAACCACGATCAGTACGCCCAAGGCGGCGGGAGTGCCAGCCTGAGCCTCTACCGCACCTTGGGCATCCCCGGCGTGACGGTTGGCGACGCGATCGCCACGCACCGCCTGAGCACGCGCAGCGGCGACGTGCAGGTCATCACCTTGCCCTGGTTGACGCGCTCGGCCCTGCTAGCGCGCCCGGAAACCGAAGGCCTGTCGCTGCCCGAGGTCAACGAGCTGCTCGTGCAGCGCCTCAGGCCGGTTCTAGAGGCCGAGATTCGGCGCCTGCATCCCCAAGTGCCCGCGGTCCTGCTGGGCCACGTGATGGCCGATCGCGCCAGCCTGGGTGCCGAGCGTTTTTTGGCCGTCGGCAAGGGCTTTACGCTGCCGGTGGAGCTATTCGCCCGCCCCGAGCTCGACTACGTGGCGCTGGGGCACGTCCACTGCCACCAGAACCTCAACCCCAGCAACGATCCACCCATCATCTACCCCGGCAGCATCGAGCGCGTGGACTTTAGCGAGGAACGCGAGCGCAAAGGCTACGTGCTGCTGGAGCTGGAGAAAGGCCGCGCTGCTTGGGAATTTTGTCCGCTCTCGGCGCGCCCGTTTCGCACCATCGAGGTGGATGTCTCCGAATGCGAGGATCCGCAAGCGGCCCTGTTGGCAGCCATTGGCAAGCAGTCCATCGCCAATGCGGTGGTGCGGCTCAGCTACAAGCTGCGCCCCGAACAGCTGGAAGCGGTGGACAACGCAGCGCTGCACGAAGCCCTAGCCAGCGCCCACAGCCACACCATTCGCCCCCAACCCGTCAGCCAGCTTGCGCGCCCCCGCGTCCCCGAGCTGGGCGTGGGAACGAGCCTGGATCCGCTCGAGGCGCTCAAAACCTACGTTGCCAACCGCGACGACCTGCAAGACATCTCCCAGGAACTGCTGGCAGCGGCGCAAACCCTACTTGAAGGCGAGGCCGATGGCAGTGCTGCCGGAACCGATACCGCCGAGTCGCCGTCGCCAGGGCAACTGCCGCTGCTGTAA
- a CDS encoding phosphoadenosine phosphosulfate reductase — translation MTQSVRTSANWDHLDLAALNQQLEQAHPRDILAWASETVPTGLVQSSAFNADDMAITHMLYRELQRPVPVLFLDTLHHFEETLSFVERTREAYGLDLRTYKNLHANSRAEFAQQYGEALWESDVSRFHELTKVEPLQRGLSELGTLAWITGRRRDQAPTRANMPVLELDDRERLKINPLARWTSQDSWTYVMNNDVLYNPLHDRGYLSIGDEPLTTPVNPGESERAGRWRGLGKTECGIHL, via the coding sequence ATGACTCAATCCGTCCGCACTAGCGCCAATTGGGACCACCTGGATCTGGCAGCACTCAATCAGCAGCTCGAGCAAGCCCATCCGCGCGACATTCTGGCTTGGGCCAGCGAGACCGTACCGACCGGTTTGGTGCAATCGAGCGCCTTTAACGCCGATGACATGGCCATCACGCACATGCTCTATCGCGAGCTGCAGCGGCCGGTGCCGGTGCTGTTTCTCGACACGCTCCACCACTTTGAGGAAACGCTGAGCTTTGTCGAGCGCACCCGAGAGGCCTACGGTCTGGACCTGCGCACTTACAAAAACCTCCATGCCAACTCGCGGGCCGAATTCGCGCAGCAGTACGGCGAAGCGCTGTGGGAGAGCGACGTTTCGCGCTTTCACGAGCTCACTAAGGTCGAACCTCTGCAGCGCGGGTTGAGCGAGTTGGGAACCCTGGCCTGGATTACCGGCCGCCGGCGCGATCAAGCGCCCACGCGAGCCAACATGCCTGTCCTAGAGCTCGACGATCGCGAGCGGCTCAAGATCAATCCCCTCGCGCGTTGGACCAGCCAAGACAGCTGGACCTACGTCATGAACAACGACGTTCTCTACAATCCGCTGCACGACCGCGGCTATCTCAGCATTGGCGACGAGCCGCTCACCACGCCGGTCAACCCGGGCGAGAGCGAGCGGGCCGGTCGCTGGCGCGGCCTGGGCAAAACCGAATGCGGCATCCATCTGTGA
- a CDS encoding glutaredoxin family protein produces MHLILYTKPGCHLCEGLQEKLAQVRALPLELEVRDITTCQRWWEAYQYEVPVLCRQRDGCEAPLPRPSPRASVRHLEAWLQRLQQPQD; encoded by the coding sequence TTGCACCTGATTTTGTATACCAAGCCCGGCTGCCATCTCTGCGAGGGCCTGCAGGAGAAACTGGCTCAAGTGCGGGCCCTTCCGCTGGAGCTCGAGGTTCGCGACATTACCACCTGCCAGCGCTGGTGGGAAGCCTACCAGTACGAGGTTCCGGTGCTATGCCGCCAGCGCGATGGCTGCGAAGCCCCCCTGCCGCGCCCTTCGCCGCGCGCATCCGTCCGGCATTTGGAAGCCTGGCTGCAACGGTTGCAGCAGCCACAAGACTAG